Proteins encoded in a region of the Haloarcula sp. CBA1129 genome:
- a CDS encoding glycosyltransferase: protein MSDQSPDGDPFVTVVVVTYNSAATVGETLSSLAEQTYPSDRYEIRVVDGGSTDDTEALADEYGAAFHVVAGGTIGACRNRGIDHADGDYVAFTDSDCAVPATWLRSHVDRIADADEHVAGVGGPNRPFPDDPPFAKLVGSLQGTVFGSGGSPQSHAIDRVREVRSVACCNVLYDTAIFDEHRFDGDINVGEDAEFHFRLSEAGYRFVFDPAIAVSHHLSPDFDAFCKKARSYGYAMARIQRRHGTVIRWYSALPSLALGGGAIAALADLSNRRARYVPLLLFAYLLVSGYATLQVFRDRRSPLALLMPVMLAAQYTYYGIGFLEGLTAPEPVPQELP, encoded by the coding sequence GTGTCGGATCAGTCACCCGACGGCGACCCGTTCGTCACGGTCGTCGTCGTCACGTACAATTCTGCGGCGACGGTGGGAGAGACGTTGTCCTCGCTCGCCGAGCAGACCTACCCGTCGGACCGCTACGAGATCCGCGTCGTCGACGGCGGCAGCACCGACGACACCGAAGCCCTCGCAGACGAGTACGGGGCCGCCTTCCACGTCGTCGCGGGCGGTACCATCGGGGCCTGTCGCAACCGCGGCATCGACCATGCCGATGGCGACTACGTCGCATTTACCGACTCGGACTGTGCCGTCCCCGCGACGTGGCTCCGTTCGCACGTCGACCGTATAGCCGATGCCGACGAACATGTCGCTGGCGTCGGCGGCCCGAACCGGCCGTTTCCCGACGATCCGCCCTTCGCAAAACTGGTCGGGAGCCTCCAAGGGACGGTGTTCGGTTCCGGTGGTTCCCCGCAATCCCACGCCATCGATCGGGTCCGAGAGGTCCGCTCGGTCGCTTGCTGTAACGTGCTCTACGACACCGCAATCTTCGACGAGCACCGCTTCGACGGCGACATCAACGTTGGTGAGGACGCTGAGTTCCACTTCCGCCTGAGCGAGGCCGGCTACCGGTTCGTCTTCGACCCCGCCATCGCCGTTTCACACCACCTTTCGCCCGACTTTGACGCGTTTTGCAAGAAGGCACGATCGTACGGCTACGCGATGGCCCGCATCCAACGCCGTCACGGAACAGTCATCCGGTGGTACTCGGCGTTGCCCTCGCTGGCGCTCGGGGGCGGGGCGATAGCGGCGCTCGCGGACCTATCGAACCGACGGGCTCGATACGTTCCCCTACTCCTGTTTGCGTATCTGCTCGTCAGCGGCTACGCGACGCTGCAGGTGTTCCGCGACCGGCGCAGTCCGCTAGCCCTGCTCATGCCGGTCATGCTCGCCGCACAGTACACGTACTACGGCATCGGCTTCCTAGAAGGGCTGACAGCGCCCGAACCCGTGCCACAGGAACTTCCTTAG
- a CDS encoding polysaccharide deacetylase family protein, which translates to MSDDALGPAPTSLRGRVWSVLARLNDTVDISALAPTAANAVLMYHSVGSGTGNADERTLSVPAFRAQMRELTDQFDVVDLPAVLERGDRRRVAVTFDDGFENVYTNALPVLREFDVPATCFLITDRIGGSTADGEAYMSASQVRELIASDLVTIGTHTHSHPWLSGVTDEATLRAEIEGAKTELEAQFDVDIDRFCYPYSDVTPEALALVRETHSYATATNGLVPESADPHLIPRIDGSEPLSVVRWNLTGIADWLRRRVVGASPPIDDR; encoded by the coding sequence GTGTCCGATGACGCCCTAGGCCCAGCCCCGACATCGCTCCGTGGGCGGGTCTGGTCCGTGCTGGCTCGACTGAACGATACTGTCGATATCTCGGCATTGGCTCCGACGGCTGCCAACGCGGTACTGATGTACCACTCCGTTGGATCAGGAACGGGTAATGCCGACGAGCGAACGCTGTCAGTTCCGGCGTTCCGCGCCCAGATGCGTGAGCTGACAGACCAGTTCGACGTCGTTGACCTGCCGGCCGTACTCGAACGCGGGGACCGCCGGCGCGTCGCGGTAACCTTCGACGACGGGTTCGAGAACGTCTACACGAACGCGCTCCCGGTCTTACGTGAGTTCGACGTGCCGGCGACGTGCTTTCTCATCACCGACCGAATCGGCGGGTCGACAGCCGACGGGGAGGCGTACATGTCGGCATCACAGGTCCGGGAGCTGATAGCGAGTGACCTCGTGACGATCGGCACCCACACGCATTCACACCCGTGGCTGAGCGGTGTTACCGACGAGGCGACGCTGCGAGCCGAAATCGAGGGGGCCAAGACCGAACTTGAAGCGCAGTTCGACGTCGACATCGACCGGTTCTGTTATCCATACTCAGACGTCACACCCGAGGCGCTCGCGCTCGTCCGGGAGACACACAGCTACGCGACGGCAACCAATGGGTTAGTGCCCGAGTCAGCGGATCCGCACCTGATACCGCGAATCGACGGCTCGGAACCGCTATCGGTCGTTCGGTGGAATTTAACTGGTATCGCCGACTGGCTCCGCCGACGCGTCGTCGGGGCGTCACCACCAATTGATGACCGGTAA
- a CDS encoding glycosyltransferase family 4 protein, translating to MSDEDTPRPTPPGESYSVLGCATEHPNHIFPVRTPFNQRSFDALNATGVDLDVVSPTPYAPPVGPHSEYRHIPKTERWGSYLVHYPRFFYAIPKRYFYHVSGNSLQKRATDYVERTFETPHDVVQACGFYLDGYGMLKYCKRHDVPLVALSHAGDLKNFERFNDTVQSHIRETIDYASAVLTVSDELSDVARQFAPDNKVTTLPIGEDPDKYPTDRREKIRRELGIDPDTKLVLYVGRFEKEKGVKELAAALDELDRDDVSVAAVGHGGTLRWWFLNRLGELRHPAHAYWELDPIAVRRLHVAADLLVLPSHFEARPTVIYEAMAAGTPVLASNVGGIPEMVVDGETGMLIPPHDAERLAEALDFLLDDPERLREMGAAGLQRLLDNEWTWARHGERLHEIHRSVIHG from the coding sequence ATGTCAGACGAAGATACCCCTCGACCAACCCCGCCCGGCGAGTCGTACAGCGTGCTCGGCTGTGCGACCGAACACCCGAATCACATTTTCCCGGTCCGGACCCCATTCAATCAGCGCTCCTTCGACGCGCTCAACGCCACCGGGGTCGACCTCGACGTGGTCTCACCGACGCCATACGCCCCGCCGGTCGGCCCCCACTCGGAATACCGTCACATCCCGAAAACCGAGCGATGGGGGTCGTATCTGGTCCACTATCCCAGATTCTTCTACGCAATTCCGAAGCGCTATTTCTATCACGTCTCCGGGAACTCGCTGCAAAAGCGAGCGACCGACTACGTCGAGCGGACCTTCGAGACGCCCCACGATGTCGTTCAGGCCTGTGGCTTCTATCTCGACGGCTACGGGATGCTCAAGTACTGCAAGCGCCACGACGTGCCGCTGGTCGCACTCTCACACGCCGGCGACCTGAAGAACTTCGAGCGGTTCAACGACACCGTTCAGTCACACATCCGCGAGACCATCGACTACGCCTCGGCCGTGTTGACCGTCAGCGACGAACTCTCCGACGTGGCCCGGCAGTTCGCCCCCGACAACAAGGTGACGACCCTGCCAATCGGGGAGGACCCCGACAAGTATCCGACGGACCGACGCGAGAAGATTCGCCGTGAGCTGGGTATCGACCCCGACACCAAACTCGTGCTGTACGTCGGCCGCTTCGAGAAGGAGAAAGGCGTCAAGGAACTGGCGGCCGCACTCGACGAGCTGGACCGCGACGACGTCTCCGTCGCCGCTGTGGGCCACGGCGGGACCCTGCGCTGGTGGTTCCTGAACCGACTGGGCGAACTGCGCCACCCCGCCCACGCTTACTGGGAACTGGACCCAATCGCTGTCCGGCGGCTCCACGTCGCGGCGGACCTGCTCGTGTTACCGAGCCATTTCGAGGCGCGACCGACGGTCATCTACGAGGCGATGGCCGCCGGGACACCGGTTCTTGCCTCGAACGTCGGCGGAATTCCAGAGATGGTCGTCGACGGCGAGACAGGCATGTTGATTCCGCCCCACGACGCCGAACGGCTGGCCGAGGCGCTCGACTTCCTGCTTGACGACCCCGAGCGACTGCGCGAGATGGGGGCGGCCGGCCTCCAACGACTGTTGGACAACGAGTGGACGTGGGCCCGCCACGGCGAGCGATTACACGAGATTCACCGGAGTGTCATCCATGGCTGA
- a CDS encoding glycosyltransferase has product MADPRVSVVVPAYERADVVGRAIDSALAQTVDDIEVVVVDDGGNDDTDAIVEGYDDERVRYLAHETNRGVSAARNTGVEAATGEYVAFLDSDDEWLPRKLERQLSTLDGRGEEWVGAYCDVATAGLSSAARLATVVSEKLFRSRAPREGGRELAEALLSMQVFMGPGSTLLVERAVLAETGGFDEGLSIYEDWDLVLRVLAVGKLAYVDEALALTHFTGDAPAEAYVANDRRYLERNAALVADLESRGIPVERVHRMGLVGHFLAEGRFDAAREYLDVATVARPKNLARLAFWSLLGLRVLAGGKQ; this is encoded by the coding sequence ATGGCTGACCCACGTGTCAGCGTCGTGGTTCCGGCCTACGAACGGGCTGACGTGGTGGGCCGAGCCATCGATAGTGCGCTCGCCCAGACCGTCGACGACATCGAAGTGGTCGTCGTCGACGACGGGGGGAACGACGACACCGACGCGATAGTCGAGGGGTACGACGATGAACGGGTGCGGTATCTCGCCCACGAGACGAACAGGGGTGTGAGCGCCGCCCGTAACACCGGTGTCGAAGCCGCGACGGGCGAGTACGTCGCTTTCCTCGATTCGGACGACGAGTGGCTCCCCCGGAAACTGGAACGGCAGCTCTCGACGCTGGACGGGCGGGGCGAGGAGTGGGTGGGCGCGTACTGCGACGTGGCGACGGCGGGACTCTCGTCTGCCGCCCGCCTCGCAACCGTCGTCTCCGAGAAACTGTTTCGCTCGCGGGCCCCCCGTGAGGGCGGCCGAGAGTTGGCCGAGGCGCTGCTCTCGATGCAGGTGTTCATGGGACCGGGGTCGACGCTGCTGGTCGAACGCGCCGTCCTGGCGGAGACCGGCGGCTTCGATGAAGGGCTGTCGATCTACGAGGACTGGGACCTCGTACTCAGAGTGCTGGCGGTCGGGAAACTGGCCTACGTGGACGAGGCGCTGGCACTGACGCACTTCACCGGTGACGCTCCGGCCGAAGCGTACGTCGCAAACGACCGTCGCTATCTCGAACGGAACGCCGCGCTCGTGGCCGACCTCGAATCGCGTGGGATTCCGGTCGAGCGGGTCCACCGGATGGGGCTCGTGGGCCATTTCCTCGCGGAGGGACGCTTCGATGCGGCCCGCGAGTACCTCGATGTAGCTACCGTTGCCCGACCGAAGAACCTCGCCAGGCTGGCGTTTTGGTCGTTGCTCGGCCTGCGAGTGCTGGCCGGTGGGAAACAATGA
- a CDS encoding glycosyltransferase family 4 protein translates to MSDPYDVLACSIHHQSHPLQVRSPFNHRSFDAINRTHADLDVVVPTPYAPPVGPHSEYAKVPKTERWGTYVAHYPRFLYAIPKRYFYHVSGDSLQKRIPRYVERTFETPHDVVHTSDIYLDGYGLLPYCREHDVPLVVNSHAVDLHNFDSFNDSTQQRIRETIDYAARILTVSDELAGVARRFAPAGKVQTVPIGADPEMFPTDRREKIRRELGIGPETKVLLYVGAYTEQKGVKELVAAVDALDREDVMLVTVGHEGDLRWWLLDQLGKLSHPAKSLWRLDPLALRRWQVAADAVVHPSWTEGRPTVVYEAMAAGTPVVASRVGGIPEMVVDGETGVLVPPKDPVTLTAALDSLLDDPERLRAMGTAGHQRLLDQQWTWGHHADRVTEIHEAVMAQW, encoded by the coding sequence ATGAGCGATCCCTACGACGTGTTAGCCTGCTCTATCCACCACCAGAGCCACCCTCTCCAGGTCCGATCGCCGTTCAATCACCGCTCGTTCGACGCCATCAACCGCACGCACGCCGATCTCGACGTGGTGGTGCCGACGCCCTACGCCCCGCCGGTCGGCCCTCACTCGGAATACGCCAAAGTGCCCAAGACGGAGCGGTGGGGCACTTACGTGGCCCATTACCCGCGCTTTCTATACGCGATTCCGAAACGATACTTCTACCATGTTTCGGGTGACTCCCTCCAGAAACGGATTCCCCGGTACGTCGAGCGGACCTTCGAGACGCCCCACGACGTCGTCCACACCTCCGATATCTACCTCGACGGCTACGGCCTGTTGCCCTACTGTCGTGAGCACGACGTGCCGCTGGTGGTCAACAGCCACGCCGTCGATCTTCACAACTTCGACTCGTTCAACGACAGCACACAGCAACGCATCCGCGAGACTATCGACTACGCCGCCCGCATCCTCACCGTCAGCGACGAACTGGCCGGCGTCGCCCGCCGCTTTGCCCCCGCCGGGAAGGTGCAGACGGTCCCAATCGGTGCTGACCCCGAGATGTTCCCGACCGACCGGCGCGAGAAGATCCGCCGGGAACTGGGCATCGGCCCCGAGACGAAAGTGCTGCTCTACGTCGGGGCTTACACCGAACAGAAGGGGGTGAAAGAGCTGGTCGCGGCGGTCGATGCCCTCGACCGGGAAGACGTGATGCTCGTCACCGTGGGCCACGAGGGCGATCTGCGCTGGTGGTTGCTTGACCAGTTGGGCAAACTCTCACATCCAGCCAAGTCGCTGTGGCGACTCGACCCCCTCGCCCTGCGGCGGTGGCAGGTCGCCGCCGACGCCGTGGTTCACCCCAGTTGGACGGAGGGGCGGCCGACCGTCGTCTACGAAGCGATGGCCGCCGGGACGCCCGTGGTTGCTTCACGGGTCGGCGGCATCCCCGAGATGGTCGTCGACGGTGAGACTGGTGTGCTGGTCCCGCCGAAAGACCCGGTAACGCTGACCGCAGCGCTCGATTCGTTACTTGATGACCCCGAGCGCCTGCGGGCGATGGGAACGGCTGGCCACCAACGCTTGCTTGACCAGCAGTGGACGTGGGGCCACCACGCCGACCGCGTGACTGAGATTCACGAGGCGGTGATGGCACAGTGGTGA
- a CDS encoding glycosyltransferase family 2 protein yields the protein MTVSVVIPYSPKYTPESMLEEAKRSVAAQSVDTEIVVVDDVDTGPADARNAGLERADTRYVAFLDADDLWAPDKLDRQLDRMAETDAGLCVEGPETTLDDFVYEVFVGDLSEVTSAILVDTERVNTRFETGLDRGEDLLYVLEAATEGGVCACPDLFERRRHEGSMMSTGMAVDEYRDHAKRFGYLVSQRVPEAQPYLPIYYTQLYTDLGVACHEAGEYDRAVTYLGRAARISPHPFTLAYLARSLCYRAVPFSP from the coding sequence GTGACCGTCTCCGTCGTCATCCCCTACAGCCCCAAGTACACGCCCGAATCGATGCTCGAAGAGGCTAAACGGAGCGTCGCCGCCCAGTCCGTTGACACCGAAATCGTCGTCGTCGACGATGTGGACACGGGACCGGCCGACGCCCGGAACGCCGGACTTGAGCGGGCCGACACCCGCTACGTCGCCTTTCTGGACGCCGACGACCTCTGGGCACCCGACAAGCTCGACCGCCAACTCGACCGGATGGCCGAGACGGACGCGGGGCTGTGCGTGGAGGGGCCCGAGACGACGCTCGACGATTTCGTCTACGAGGTGTTCGTTGGTGACCTATCTGAGGTGACCTCGGCGATCCTCGTCGACACCGAGCGGGTGAACACGCGCTTCGAGACAGGCCTCGACAGGGGCGAAGACCTACTGTACGTGCTAGAGGCGGCCACCGAGGGCGGCGTCTGTGCGTGCCCGGACCTGTTCGAGCGCCGCCGTCACGAGGGGAGCATGATGTCCACCGGGATGGCCGTTGACGAGTACCGCGACCATGCCAAGCGCTTCGGCTATCTGGTCAGTCAGCGGGTGCCCGAGGCCCAACCGTACCTTCCCATCTACTACACGCAACTGTACACCGACCTCGGGGTGGCCTGCCACGAGGCTGGGGAGTACGACCGCGCAGTGACGTATCTCGGGCGTGCGGCCCGCATCTCGCCGCATCCGTTCACGCTCGCGTATCTCGCACGGAGCCTGTGTTACCGGGCGGTGCCGTTCTCGCCGTAG
- a CDS encoding plastocyanin/azurin family copper-binding protein, producing the protein MYNRRTMLRTGGVALAGLVAGCGGSSDGGTRTGTPSKHHVDMTDGLNFEPQELTVSAGGTVVWETTGSVAHSVTAYKDDLPDGAAYFASGDFGGESAARESYPAEGSVGPGETFSHTFETVGEHPYFCIPHESGMRGTVIVE; encoded by the coding sequence ATGTATAACCGACGAACGATGTTGCGGACGGGCGGCGTGGCGCTAGCCGGCCTCGTCGCCGGGTGCGGCGGGTCGTCCGACGGCGGGACGCGGACAGGCACGCCCTCGAAGCACCACGTAGATATGACCGACGGACTCAACTTCGAGCCCCAGGAACTGACGGTGAGTGCCGGCGGCACCGTCGTCTGGGAGACGACGGGGAGTGTCGCCCACAGCGTCACCGCTTACAAGGACGACCTGCCCGACGGGGCGGCATACTTCGCTTCGGGTGACTTCGGGGGCGAGAGCGCCGCACGCGAGTCGTACCCCGCTGAGGGGAGTGTCGGGCCGGGAGAGACGTTCAGCCACACGTTCGAGACAGTCGGGGAACACCCCTACTTCTGTATCCCGCACGAGTCGGGGATGCGGGGAACCGTCATCGTCGAGTGA
- a CDS encoding NAD-dependent epimerase/dehydratase family protein → MTPTIADQRVLVTGGAGFIGSHIAETLCPDNDVLILDDFSSGNRTNCPDGATVIEGDVRDEATVANAVDGVDIVFHEAAIVSVAQSVENPTASHAVNVDGMLNVLEAARREDARVVFASSAAIYGAPESLPVTETAPKQPASPYGLEKLSGDHYCRLYADLYDLQTVSLRYFNVYGPRQSGGDYAGAITAFAQQARAGGPLTVHGDGSQTRDFVNIADVVQANLLAATTDATGEAFNVGTGTGTTIRGVAETIRDTVDPTAEVTTTDPRPGDIRDSLADISKARERLGYDPNVSLTEGLETYLG, encoded by the coding sequence ATGACACCGACGATTGCCGACCAGCGGGTGCTCGTGACCGGCGGCGCGGGCTTCATCGGGAGCCACATCGCGGAGACGCTGTGTCCGGACAACGACGTCCTGATTCTCGACGACTTCAGCAGCGGTAACCGGACGAACTGTCCCGACGGCGCGACGGTCATCGAGGGTGACGTGCGCGACGAGGCGACGGTGGCTAACGCCGTCGATGGCGTGGATATCGTCTTTCACGAGGCCGCTATCGTCAGTGTTGCCCAGTCAGTCGAGAACCCGACGGCGAGCCACGCCGTCAATGTTGATGGGATGCTGAACGTCCTAGAGGCTGCACGCCGAGAGGACGCACGCGTTGTCTTCGCATCGAGCGCGGCCATCTACGGCGCGCCCGAATCGCTCCCAGTCACCGAGACGGCCCCCAAACAGCCCGCCTCGCCCTACGGTCTCGAAAAGCTTTCTGGGGACCACTACTGCCGGCTGTACGCCGACCTCTACGACCTACAGACGGTTTCGTTGCGCTACTTCAACGTCTACGGTCCCCGCCAATCGGGTGGCGACTACGCCGGAGCCATCACCGCCTTCGCCCAACAGGCTCGCGCCGGCGGCCCGCTGACGGTCCACGGCGACGGCAGCCAGACACGCGACTTCGTCAACATCGCGGACGTGGTCCAAGCGAACCTGTTGGCGGCGACCACCGACGCCACCGGGGAGGCATTTAACGTCGGCACCGGAACCGGGACGACGATACGCGGCGTCGCGGAGACGATTCGGGACACCGTCGACCCGACGGCCGAGGTGACCACCACCGACCCGCGGCCGGGCGACATCCGCGACAGCCTCGCAGACATCTCGAAGGCCCGCGAGCGATTGGGCTACGACCCGAACGTGTCGCTCACCGAGGGGTTGGAGACGTATCTCGGCTGA
- a CDS encoding metal-dependent hydrolase: MFPWTHAAFGYLLLVCLGLLLSRRISKAELVAVLIGTQLADVVDKPLAWWFAAIPSGRSLGHSLLIAVPLSVAVIAAAWYHSHPEVGVAFGLGYASHLLGDTYVALYYWRVEEFTFLLWPLLPAYPYDDFGGFLDFAGQLEITRPVLIAALVSAAIGTLFLAHFSRAPLWYSPRSN; this comes from the coding sequence ATGTTCCCGTGGACCCACGCCGCCTTCGGTTACCTCCTTCTGGTCTGTCTTGGCCTCCTCCTCAGTCGGCGCATCTCGAAGGCCGAACTGGTGGCCGTCCTGATCGGGACGCAACTGGCTGACGTCGTCGACAAGCCGCTGGCGTGGTGGTTCGCGGCCATCCCCTCCGGTCGCTCGCTCGGCCACTCCCTGCTGATTGCGGTTCCCCTGTCGGTCGCCGTTATCGCCGCCGCGTGGTATCACAGCCATCCAGAGGTGGGGGTCGCCTTCGGGCTTGGCTACGCCAGCCACCTCCTCGGGGACACGTACGTCGCCCTCTACTACTGGCGCGTCGAGGAGTTCACCTTCCTGCTGTGGCCACTGCTGCCCGCGTACCCCTATGACGACTTTGGCGGTTTCCTCGATTTCGCCGGCCAACTGGAAATCACGCGACCCGTATTAATAGCCGCTCTCGTCTCTGCCGCCATTGGGACGCTCTTTCTGGCACACTTCTCCCGTGCGCCGTTGTGGTACAGTCCTCGGTCGAACTAA
- a CDS encoding glycosyltransferase family 2 protein: MTQLDTNEQRAEESVVSVEKSAIKLSSETQLVQIKLRTTAENPVRATLTDPIPDTHAVKLDDGTAYTDGVLTFDQTVQPGEVRRIDYPLVGPTATSLSASTIESVTRVDSESPLSIAWTGNDGSTAMPAVAAENGETASLLAAPETAVNTADAMQGAAIGVILTTDNEDAVVRTVLRARRNGLQVFATTQGVEADAEALDLLETLGTPVLSPPSKWASQLELHRLLSRAARERGLSGIVLQTRDCPRIDYDRTATAFAVSDYEVIAIPELWNQSPENPSVVVGIPAYNAAESIATVVESAFPFAEDVLVVDDGSHDATADCAREAGATVVTHERNRGYGGALKTLFREADDLGAAHLVIIDADGQHDPGDIPALIETQCRDDADIVIGSRYVGERRTKIPVARSLGLAVINNLTNASMGKLRPSGFIRDTQSGYRAYSRAAIRSLATDSSIGNNMGASTDILYHAHRARLSVAEVPTTISYDVENASSQGSLSHGLDLIRNIFWTVEYGRPLLILGLPGAIMTLLGVAISVLLVVQYVETDTLAAIPLATSILFALGGLLVCVTSLMMHVLNGHPTLKGLRDEDNS, encoded by the coding sequence ATGACACAGTTGGATACGAACGAACAACGCGCCGAAGAGTCGGTAGTGTCCGTGGAAAAATCAGCGATCAAGCTCAGCAGCGAGACACAGCTCGTCCAAATCAAACTCCGGACGACAGCCGAGAACCCGGTTCGAGCGACGCTGACCGACCCCATTCCAGACACCCACGCAGTGAAACTCGACGACGGAACTGCCTATACCGACGGTGTCCTCACCTTTGATCAGACTGTTCAGCCGGGCGAGGTTAGGCGCATCGACTACCCGCTTGTCGGACCGACGGCGACATCCCTGTCCGCATCGACTATCGAGAGCGTCACCAGAGTGGACTCCGAGAGCCCGCTAAGTATCGCGTGGACTGGGAACGACGGCTCGACCGCGATGCCGGCGGTGGCAGCCGAAAACGGCGAAACAGCCTCGCTGCTTGCCGCGCCAGAGACGGCAGTGAACACAGCCGACGCGATGCAGGGTGCGGCCATCGGTGTCATCCTCACAACGGACAACGAGGACGCCGTAGTTCGAACCGTCTTACGGGCGAGGCGGAACGGGCTCCAAGTGTTTGCCACCACCCAAGGTGTCGAGGCAGACGCCGAAGCGCTGGACCTCCTAGAGACGCTCGGGACGCCCGTGTTGTCGCCGCCGTCGAAGTGGGCCTCACAGTTGGAACTGCACCGATTGCTGTCGAGGGCGGCACGCGAGCGGGGGCTGTCGGGCATCGTGTTACAGACGCGAGATTGCCCGCGTATCGACTACGACCGCACTGCGACGGCCTTTGCGGTGTCCGACTACGAGGTCATCGCGATCCCGGAACTATGGAATCAGTCACCTGAAAACCCATCGGTGGTCGTCGGTATCCCCGCGTACAACGCCGCCGAAAGCATCGCGACTGTCGTCGAGAGCGCGTTCCCATTCGCCGAGGACGTGCTCGTCGTCGACGACGGAAGCCACGACGCGACGGCCGACTGTGCCCGCGAGGCCGGCGCGACGGTCGTCACTCACGAGCGAAACCGCGGCTACGGCGGCGCGCTCAAGACGCTATTCCGGGAGGCCGACGACTTGGGGGCCGCCCATCTGGTCATAATCGATGCCGATGGCCAGCACGACCCGGGGGATATCCCGGCACTGATCGAGACGCAGTGCCGGGACGACGCCGATATCGTCATCGGCAGCCGCTACGTCGGTGAGCGACGGACCAAGATACCTGTCGCCCGCTCGCTTGGACTAGCCGTCATCAACAATCTCACCAACGCCAGCATGGGCAAACTCAGACCGAGCGGGTTTATCCGCGACACCCAGAGCGGGTACCGGGCTTACAGCCGGGCAGCCATCCGCTCGCTCGCCACCGACTCGTCTATTGGCAACAACATGGGTGCAAGCACCGATATCCTCTATCACGCGCACCGTGCCCGGCTCAGCGTCGCGGAAGTGCCGACGACCATCTCATACGACGTGGAGAACGCAAGCTCGCAGGGGTCACTCTCCCACGGGCTGGACCTGATTCGTAACATCTTCTGGACCGTCGAGTACGGCCGTCCGCTATTGATTCTCGGTCTCCCGGGGGCGATAATGACGCTACTCGGGGTGGCCATCTCGGTGTTGCTGGTCGTCCAGTACGTCGAGACCGACACACTGGCGGCGATCCCGCTGGCGACGAGCATCCTGTTCGCGCTGGGCGGGCTGTTGGTGTGTGTCACCTCGCTGATGATGCACGTTCTGAACGGTCACCCCACGCTCAAGGGACTGCGCGACGAGGACAACAGCTAA
- a CDS encoding DUF1616 domain-containing protein — protein MQKPSDGGGKVLTADLLAVVASVVLVAAVVFSPAAAVRPLAVAVGLPFVLIVPGYALVSAVFPRAGEAAVGPISGTSWLARLGLSIIGSVVAVAVVSGVLDFTVWGFGRTPVMVGLCWSTLVTTAVAWYRRRRLPMAVQAGTTAGNVGTRLGEIIGSNLTGVLLTLVVVVAAAGAIGVVANESTDTGTVTEFYILGQNESGQLVAANYPSNLTAGEPVTVGVGVGTTRESGFEGRVVAAIERVTLDGETTRITESQPLGSFDVQVSAGERTLRRHTVQPSLLGERLRLTYRLYKSGADTPHRRVQIWVSVTQS, from the coding sequence ATGCAAAAGCCGAGTGACGGAGGCGGCAAGGTGCTTACGGCAGACCTGCTGGCCGTCGTGGCCAGCGTTGTGCTGGTCGCCGCCGTCGTCTTCTCTCCGGCCGCGGCCGTCCGGCCCCTCGCCGTTGCTGTCGGACTCCCGTTCGTCCTCATCGTCCCCGGGTACGCCCTCGTCTCGGCCGTGTTTCCGCGGGCAGGTGAGGCAGCGGTCGGACCGATATCGGGCACTTCGTGGCTCGCTCGCCTCGGACTGAGCATCATTGGTAGCGTCGTCGCCGTCGCCGTCGTCAGTGGCGTCCTCGACTTCACCGTCTGGGGCTTTGGACGGACGCCGGTGATGGTGGGTTTGTGTTGGTCCACACTCGTAACGACCGCCGTTGCGTGGTACCGTCGCCGTCGCCTCCCGATGGCCGTCCAAGCGGGCACAACAGCGGGTAATGTCGGGACACGCTTGGGTGAAATCATCGGGAGCAACCTCACTGGCGTCCTGTTGACGCTGGTTGTTGTCGTCGCCGCCGCGGGAGCAATCGGGGTTGTCGCCAATGAATCGACCGACACAGGCACTGTCACCGAGTTTTACATCCTCGGCCAGAATGAGTCTGGCCAACTGGTCGCGGCGAATTATCCCTCGAACCTGACCGCCGGCGAACCGGTGACCGTCGGTGTCGGTGTCGGAACGACCCGCGAGTCAGGCTTTGAGGGACGCGTGGTGGCCGCCATCGAACGAGTTACACTCGACGGCGAAACGACACGCATTACGGAGTCACAACCACTCGGGTCGTTCGACGTGCAGGTGTCGGCCGGCGAGCGCACCCTCAGGCGTCACACCGTCCAGCCCTCGCTGCTCGGCGAGCGGCTCCGGCTGACCTATCGTCTCTACAAATCCGGTGCCGATACCCCTCACCGTCGTGTCCAAATCTGGGTTTCTGTCACGCAATCATGA